The Citrus sinensis cultivar Valencia sweet orange chromosome 4, DVS_A1.0, whole genome shotgun sequence DNA segment tgcaaatGTTGGGAGAAAAAGCATGTcccttaatttatttgtttattattattattcttcttttttttggctttctaagatgtttattattttgatagtgCGATAAGAAGAGGAAAGAAAGGAATTAGGAAAGAGGATAAATAGTTTCAGTTTGCTACAATGTTAGAAAGGATAGCAATTTTCAGATAGTAATGCGAATTTCACTTTTCAGTAAATTCTTGGAGGGTAGAGCTAATTGTATTctataaaattctttgaacACTCTTTTATTTGCGACACTCACTTTTTGAGActtttataagaatttttatCCAATACATTCTTAAAAATACCAAAACAATCCTCAATTTGTTCATCACTATAAAcccagaaaattaaatttcataccAAGAATTTATCCGACAGTGCTCTCCCTTGCAGCTCTAACACAATGGCATTGACCTCTGTTTAGTTGCTCTTGCTCCAAATGAAGGGACAATGATGAGGGTGCAAAATAGTATAGATGCTTAATAGTGATATGCTTGAACCTGCTGCAGAAAAAGGAGCTGTGACTGTATGCTCCTGTGACTGTTGGGAACTAACAAATATGAAATACAAACTTTTGATAAATTGGAACCTTGAGTTCttacaaatatgattttttatggTGGTAGAATTGGAGGTAAAAGTTGATTCAACATATACTGtttagttataaaattattaaattcggTAGTTTCAGGAACATCATCAGCAGGGAAGCCCATGTAATAAAGATGGCTAATATGTCTATAGAAACAAAACTTCTCATTCTAAAATGTTTTTAGGTGTATAATAGTgtaaaattgattataatgTGGACTTCAAGAAGCATAAcaaagaaattagaaaaataaaaattaggatTAGGGTTGTTTATGTTGATGTAGTGAAAGGGTCAAGAgtaatgtatttatttaattatgcaacattCTCTTTACTGGTGAATTAAATTATGGATACTTTTGTAATATGTAGtgttcaaagtaatttttaaaatataaataacctTATCCATTCTTTAATTATGaattgaataatatatatttgccTATTTAtgaactttatttattaaaaaaaattgaaaacatttaACACTGGTCACAATCATCAGTCATCACCATATGGCAGGTCTTTGTGTGGTTTCAATAATCGAAATCAAGGTCTAATTCTAATAAATCTAGGgtttcggtttttttttttttggtgtgaattattaattaaaaaaggtCCGACCTTCATAGCTATgaaataatagtattttttGCCTCAAACTTGTGATATCGCAATTCACATTTTAAAGTCTGGAGTAAAGCAAATCTActtctaaatatttagaaattttaaagtatagaatgaactaaatttactaaTACGTATTTAGAAGTAAATCTACTCTCATAATGTATATAGAAAAGCTCAAACTTTATCGATGATGTATTCATTCCCATTAGTAATGGTTTACTTCCTCTTATCCTAAACCATCGAAAATCAACGTACATTATTGCAGTATGAAATTGGAATAATTAAGCATGAAATTAGTCactagtaattttattcattgaaAGGAACTTTTGAATGGCCACTTGCGTTTATTAGTATTACACAAAATTGGAAAACACCTCAtggtaaattattattgaatttcaagTGCAAACTTCACCTTGTCTCACTTTTAAGGTGCATAAGCGAAATCACAAAATAAGTGGATTTTGTGGTTATAAATTAAGACCCTCATTTGAAATTGAGGTTGAACAGTTGCAGTTTAAAAACTACAGCATTGaagtatttagtaaatattagtTGTTGTAGGTTAAAAGttaagttaatttgattttacactttcataatgaaaaatctattacatttttaccatttttgttaaaattattatttaaaaattatatctattaCATAcgattaacttttatttcacaattacaacttttttttctatagTAACTGTAACTTTTTAAACTACAACTTCTCAATACCAAACAACGCTTAAGTGAGCGTATGTTATAACTTAATTGGTTGTTCTTTTGACTCTTTGTTCTGTttcaataataacaaattatgTACAAAAACAGATCGGGTTTAATGCTATTGGATAGTCATAGTTAGTTTAGCCTTTACGGTACAAAAAAAAGGGCCTATAGTTTCAATTCTCTTCTCACTAAATTTGGGAAGAAATTAGTATAATTTAGGTGAAGTTAGTTAAATAAGATGCGTGGTAATTTTCAAGCAtcatcttgaagaaaacatctaGAAAGTAAACGAGCTCAAATAAGGCAATTGATGGATTATAGACATGACAATGTTGGTGCACGAGACATCACATGACTGactctttcttctttccatATCGTCAAATTAATCACACTGGACTCGACTGAGTTCTTATCAAGAACTAGGGGAGCTCAAATAGACTTCAAGAAAGAGTCAAAACCGTCAAGATGAAGAgttaaaaagtgaaaatagaCTTGAAAGAAGCTAATCTAAATTGAGATTAAAATTGGAGCCATGCATGAATTCTCATCAAATAAAGATTACACCAAATATAGTAGATGAGTCTTTCATACTTCGCAGTCAATTGTCATTTGGTCCCCCTGATCAAATATGCAGTCCGATGGTTATTCAAGCGTAGCCCAATCCTTTTACACACGAGCCCAcgttgatattttttaaataaaagaaaagccCACTTTGAGGTTTTCTTAAGTTTATCTCAGTAATAAGTATAAATAATACTCAAACTCataatttaagttttgtaATTGTATGTATAGAAATTTGagatacatatttttatatatagctTCAGAGTAAATTATTATGTGTCGAGtgattatttatcatttcattGTCACGGAATAGTTTATACTAGAACCGTATGTATGtcatatcaattaaaatataaattttatattccaactttataaatatagtactactTAAATGAAGCCACGCTacaattcaataataatatggtATAACCCATAAAGTTGCTTGTTTAACTATaaataacatgaaaaaaaaagagggatgAACTTATAGGAATGAAAAATCTCACCCACTAAATATCAATCTCAAAATGTACTCATGATTAATTGAACTTCATTTAAATGATAAGTCTTAAGATTTAGACGAGATGGGGAATATCGCCTGTTAAATACTAACTCTTAAGTTGAATTATTACTTAAACTTAGGTGATATCAATGCGTGTTCATAATATCAACCTCAATTAGACCTCAGAGTTTCTTTATCtactaaaaatgaaaaacttcaaatttttcttttaactaaattgagatattatatttatgaaattagttaaCTGATATTCCTGAACAATTTCTATTTACaatctttattgttttaacaaatttaacttaaaatagtTATTCATTGTTACAGCGTAACCTAAAATTTGTTTCAGGAAGTTTTTCTGAGTCGTTATTGGCTGGTAATGACAAAAGATTCCAAATTCCAATCCAAATATCTAATTAGTGAAGCACGTGCGTGCGAGGCATACtcatatgattaaaaaaaaaggaaaattttaacatactccaaataaattgatattttacatCGCGcacctaaaaaaattgatgtattGCACCGCACCCtcaattctattaatttttcagttatttttaaCGGTTTCGTCTAACTTTTGATTGAATGATAAAAATGCCcctttatatgaaaaaaaccaaaatttttagttcatttaattttttaagcctttttttttctaattgcaataaaaaaattttcttgttacatatacattgtcaccactattatttttcctttaattttttaaagatttttatttcaattacaataaaaaaattttcttgttacatgtacatttCAACATTTGTCatcactattatttttcctttaattttttaaagatttttattttaattataataaaaaaatttcttattacatgtacattgtcaccagtattatttttcttttaatttttaaaatatttttatttcaattacaataaaaaaaattcccattaaaattaatttaaagaatgaaCTTCTAATTTTACTCCTCTACCGTTAAATTTAACTGAGAAAATAACGAAATTGAGGTGCAGTGCAAcaagttaaatttattagagaTCCGGTgtaaaatgtcaatttatttggggtagattaaaaatttacaaaaaaaaaaaataaaaaaaccaacTGCGTTTGATAATCTGTAACCGTCTATTTCTCATTGTATGATTCGTTGGGGTTAATTTccttttgagatatttttcttttttttcagaattcgggcagaataataataatcagaaACCCTAATAGAATCATAATCAGAGATTTTCTAAAAGGAAAGGTAGAGCTTTTGCgttttatcttttcatttgGTTCCCACCCAATACAATACAATCTTTGATAATCCAATTGCgttagcattttcttttcaggATGGCGGAGTCAACAGCAGTGGCGATCAATGGCGTCGACGATCAGACGACGGAGGACTTCTTCGATCCGGATCAAGACGGCAGCAACAACAAAGTAACGGAACTAACTAAAAAGGTGGAATCTTTAGAGTTGGAGAACAAGGAAATGAAGGGCACAATCAAGAAACTTACAATCGAGATTGAAGGATCAGAGGAAGATAAAAGGATTCTTGAGTCGGTTGCGGCTCGAGCCGAAGAATTGGAGATTGAGGTTTCACGGCTGCAGCATGACTTGGTGACTTCGATGAGTGAAGGTGATGAATTGGGTGCTGAGGTGGCTGAGTTGAAGAGGGTTTTGGGCGAAAAAGGAGTGAAATTGGAGGAACTAGAGAGGGAAGTTGATGGgttgaagaaagagaaagttGAGAGTGAGAAGAAAGTTAGGGAATTGGAGAGGAATGTTGGCTTGTTGGAAGTGAGGGAGATGGAGGAGAAGAGTAAAAGGGTGAGGGTTGAGGAGGAAATGAGGGAGAAACTTGATGAGAAAGATAGAGAAATTTCTGGGTTTAAGAAGAAAGTTGATGATTTGGAGTCTGAATTGGGTAACTGTAAGTCTGAGAAGAACTCTGCGGAGCAAACGGTGAAGGAGATGGAAGAGAGGATTTTGCTTTGGCAGAAGGAGATTGAGGAGGCTGAGAAGGTGATTGCTGGATTGAAAGACAAGACTTTGGATGGGGTGAATGGGACTGCGAGGGCTGTTAAGCTAAATGGTGACGGCGAGGAAGAGGACAGTAGGTTGAACTGGCAGTTGCCACTTGCGGCTGTTACTGCCGCTGCTGTGGTTTGTGTTTGCTATGCTAGGTGCAGGTGATTGCACGCTGCCCAAAATAGAGAGCAAGAGATAAAATTGAAGAGGTGACTGCACGACCTTAGACTACAAATATGTGTTAAACTTTCAATTTTGATTGATAGGATTTATGTCTTTGCTTGGCTATATTTTTGAGCCCTTTTATGGATTGTGGTGTTTGATGATAATTTGGATGCTGTGATATTTGGACACAGATAACTCATTTTCTTCTGAAAACCAAACTATTCTATGTAGTTCTCTTATTTTGATTGGTTGCAGTTATAGAAATGATTCCTAGTTGAATTTgatatatgtttcatgttgggCTACTTCAGATTTCTGTATTTCGCTGTTTGCCTGATTTTTGTATTGGATATTACAAGTTGGATCATTATACAGTTAATAAAGTGGAACTTCGACATCTTAACAATTGATTGTCTGGTTTAGTTGCATTGCTCGCGCTGTCCTTGTGAGGCTAAGCAGCTAGAATGGTATgggattaatttcataattttgcaCTGGTGAAACCAATTTATGGTTCGGAGAAAATTGACCTGTCACTGAAAACACACTCTTGAGTAGTCCTAATACCTGGTGTTTTTGTTGAACACTCTTTTCGAGAAAACGTCCCAAGGTTCACGTAAATGTTGGAAGTTTTTCATGTCGGAGGCTTTATCTATAGAATTTTGTAACTGGTGTAATTgcatgatattttaatttcttgaagCACAAGCATTTCGATACAGCATCATTTAGGCCTTTTGACTAGTTTCCAATGCTTATCAGCTGATTAAATCAAAGACAGATCAATAGCTTGAAGTTATTTCTAATAGctcttttgttttggtttccCTTCTTTTCTCCATTTTCCTGGTTCTCTTCAATTTCCCTTCAAGTGATCCTGCCTTAGTTTAAGGCTCCCCTGTGGAAGTTGCTGTTGCCATCCTATGAGGTTTCCACTTACAGGCAAGGGAAACTCATTTCATAAGGTACCACTTCATGAATTGTCCCTACGGCTGGATCCTGACAATGAGCCTTTTCCTTTGTGAAGCAAAAATGACATTTAGTGCTGGCTGCACTACAAGCGTGATCACATTATATTTTGGTCCTTGCGTGTGACATTTCCTAATAGGTTACATCACTTGATGTGCTGTGGAAACCTTTTCTTCTTGTGTGTTTCTGCATAGCAACTTGATGTGGCGAATACATATTACTAGTTTGTATGAAACAAGTTTATCTTGCACTAGTTTAGTTTATTTTGTCTCGACTGGTTGTACTGTAATTTGAATATGACACATTGGAGATAAGCTCATTTGACCAATCTTAGAAGAGTTTCGTACTTCGTGCCTTACTGTATATTTCTGGCGGTTGGATGTcctttggtttcttttttattttataagaagTGAAATCAGAGAAAGAATGGGAAGAACCAGCTATGGTTCAAAACCTAGACGTGTCTTGTATTCTCATTTATGCTGAATTGTTCATTACAGCAATATTGCCTTCTTGCCGGCTCAATGTCAATCGATGGACATGAGAATTTCTTCGACATAAGAGCTGCTTTGTTCTCAAAATTAACCCGAGCCATAGCAGAAACctcaataaaaacaaaaacacccTCAAATTGGTTTTATAGGCTTCTAAAACTTGTCATAAGTGGTATTAGAATTTTACAATCATCACTATGAAACAAGGAAATatttagagaaattaaaactacATAAAATGGTACCAGATGAAGAAACCCCACGCACACTCCCAGAACTAACATGCTTCATATTTTTATGCTTTCTCCGAAATCAATCATTACTTCACCAAAAATGCTGGAGAATGTTATCAGCCCAACCTTTATGTTGTATCAAACTTAAAATTAGGATTCCTTAAGCTTTCTTGTTTCACAGCACTTCCtataaagaattaaagatcTTTTAAGCAACAAAAAAGGGAgcggaaaaaaaataatcacttGATGGAGATGGCTTGAAACACAAAAAGATGTTTCAGACATGTTATTAGATTGCCTGCattcaaaaaatgatttaagataaatcgtaaagtttttataactaattgatgagaaataattctttaatttctctgAAAAATGGAGTGATTCCAGGCACCAGCTCCGACAAAATGGGACGAGATCAGCTTAGAAATTGCCCAACCATAAGGATACAGAAATAGGCCACGAGCAGAAACTTTTGGCTTAAAGTTGccttatccttttgaaaccAGTATTGTATAATTCATTCTTAAAAATCTTTCACGAAGTGCACAgaaggaaaaacaaattaaaaatagtatCTGGAAAACAAAATCACCACAAGTGTTGCTGCTCACCTTGATTTATCTGTCAGAGCGATGCAGAATCTGAAGAAGTCCACAGCAGCTTCTCCATGACGTTGGTTGTATGCTGCGCTGACTCAAAGGTGTAACAGGCTGCATAAGACACAATATTCAACAATAAAGATTCAATTGTAGCATTGTGCCTTGCCCTGCGTGATCATACTGACCATGATAAGTCAATCTAGGCTGAGTTGCAAAGTTCTTAACCTGATTTTCAGTGCTTGCAGGAATCTCAGGCTCGTTGTCAGCAGAGCCAGCGTTTGCAGCTTCCTTCAATGGTTCGTCAACCTTTTCCTTTGATTCCAAATCAGCAGTAGCTGATGACTCTTCAGGATTCTTTTCCAAGGCTGGCAGATTCGTATTGTCAATTGCCTTTGGCACCACATCAACTGTAGCCGGAGGAACTTCACAATCGTCAGCAGGAGAAGGACACTCTATTTGTACCATCCCCTCATCAGATGAAGCTATTGGTATTTCTTCTATTGTATTGGAAACCACCTTTGTCTCACCTTGAGAAGAACAACCATTAGCATCCGAACAAGGCACAATTACTTCCTCAATGACCTTGGAATCCCTATTTGTTTCAACTGAAGACAGCGATAGGTTATCTTCAATTACAGTGGATTCCAATACAGCAACATCATCTAGAGCCTCTTCTTGCTCGACAGGTACCTCTACACCTTCAATCAACTTTTCAAATGGAGAATGAACCTCAGGCTCAACTGAATCAACATTCGAGTCTTTAACAATTTTCTCCTCCATTTCCCTTGAATCCACCTTCTGATCAGTTCTGCACTCATTAGAATCTGCCTCATACGAATCATCTCTGTTATGAGTTTCAGTCACAGGCTCAGGATTCAAAGTCACCAAAGTCGCTCTTGCAGAACCAGCCTCAACCTCAGTTTTGAACTCTCCAGAAACTTCTCTATACCTATCTTGTGTTTCCATTTTCTGGATCTCCCCCAGTTTCCCGTTTGAAGATTCTTCCATTTGGTAATGATTTCTTCAGAAGTTAATGACACAACAGTAAAATGatgtctctctctctttatccTCCTCCTTTTTCAACACTTAGAAATTTGTCATAATAGCCACCGCATACAATCTGCTCATCGTGGCATCCTGATTTTGCTACAAGTCAATCCATGAGACATGGAGAGATACCCatcaagaaaattatcatCCATGAGACATGGAGAGATATCCATCAAGaaaattatggaaaaaaaaaagatataaagaaatgagaaaatataCGTTATAATTGAAGATTAGGCGTTGAATGGGAGATGGGGGAGTGGTGATATTTCTATTTGTCACTTTCTTTTGACTGTCAGCTGAAGCTGGATTTTCAAAGAAACCAAGGAATTAGGAATGGTagatacaaaaataaaataaacatctCAGTCGTCCCCttcatttctatttctttcatatgttggacaatttaattataaaatttccaaAGTTAATGAAACATTAGCTCAGCTGGAATCTGGTTCTAGTTAAGCATCAATTTGATTCAATTGCACCATACATCAGTGACAAACTAACAACACTTCCAAGTTGCCACATTGAGTTGCCATGTCTATTGGATTACATTCATTGAAAAGAATGATCAAACACGAATCAACCAGCTGGGACTATCCCAAAACAATGGTAACACATAATCTTTGATCAATCGACGCATTGGTGATTAACTAGAATCTCCATGCTCTCTCTGCGGCCGAGAGGCCAATGTCTAACTAGCTGAACCTGTTACCTGCATATTTACATACGTTCTCATCAAGGTTTGATCTCTCCGAGGGGTCTAAAGAGTAGACAGTTCTTGATCCATT contains these protein-coding regions:
- the LOC102625554 gene encoding peroxisomal and mitochondrial division factor 2-like, yielding MAESTAVAINGVDDQTTEDFFDPDQDGSNNKVTELTKKVESLELENKEMKGTIKKLTIEIEGSEEDKRILESVAARAEELEIEVSRLQHDLVTSMSEGDELGAEVAELKRVLGEKGVKLEELEREVDGLKKEKVESEKKVRELERNVGLLEVREMEEKSKRVRVEEEMREKLDEKDREISGFKKKVDDLESELGNCKSEKNSAEQTVKEMEERILLWQKEIEEAEKVIAGLKDKTLDGVNGTARAVKLNGDGEEEDSRLNWQLPLAAVTAAAVVCVCYARCR
- the LOC102625084 gene encoding uncharacterized protein LOC102625084, with the protein product MEESSNGKLGEIQKMETQDRYREVSGEFKTEVEAGSARATLVTLNPEPVTETHNRDDSYEADSNECRTDQKVDSREMEEKIVKDSNVDSVEPEVHSPFEKLIEGVEVPVEQEEALDDVAVLESTVIEDNLSLSSVETNRDSKVIEEVIVPCSDANGCSSQGETKVVSNTIEEIPIASSDEGMVQIECPSPADDCEVPPATVDVVPKAIDNTNLPALEKNPEESSATADLESKEKVDEPLKEAANAGSADNEPEIPASTENQPVTPLSQRSIQPTSWRSCCGLLQILHRSDR